A single region of the Labrus bergylta chromosome 10, fLabBer1.1, whole genome shotgun sequence genome encodes:
- the comtd1 gene encoding catechol O-methyltransferase domain-containing protein 1, whose translation METDIKMLFCVALAVVLTGVGQSAVVGKSHSKGKDDPVLQYVVNNSLREHPVLTKLRLRTLQDPWNSMMVASEQAQLMANLIKLINGTRAIEIGMYTGYNTLSMALAMPEDGHVVACEIMETYINIAKPFFKEAEAENKIDVKQQPALKTLIDLLAAGEAGTYDFVFIDADKINYDRYYEKSLELIRERGVIAIDNVLWSGHVVNPAHDDITSQALDALNKKLHKDQRIDLSMLTVGDGLTIAIKR comes from the exons ATGGAGACAGATATTAAAATGCTCTTCTGCGTTGCACTTGCAGTTGTTCTGACTG GTGTGGGACAGTCTGCAGTTGTTGGGAAGAGCCACAGCAAAGGGAAGGACGATCCTGTGCTGCAGTATGTTGTTAACAACTCTCTGAGGGAGCACCCAGTGCTCACCAAACTCAGACTG AGAACCCTTCAGGACCCGTGGAACAGCATGATGGTTGCCAGTGAACAAGCCCAGCTCATGGCAAATCTCATTAAACTGATAAATGGGACTAGAGCCATTGAAATCG ggatgtacacaGGGTACAACACACTGAGCATGGCTTTGGCCATGCCAGAGGATGGACATGTGGTGGCTTGTGAAATAATGGAAACTTATATAAACATTGCCAAACCGTTTTTTAAAGAG GCCGAAGCAGAAAACAAGATAGATGTAAAGCAACAACCGGCCTTAAAAACTTTGA TCGATCTTTTAGCAGCTGGGGAAGCAGGGACGTATGACTTTGTGTTCATCGATGCTGACAAAATCAACTATGACAGATACTATGAGAAGTCCCTTGAGCTCATAAGAGAACGGGGCGTCATTGCGATTGATAAT GTGCTGTGGAGCGGCCACGTCGTGAATCCTGCTCATGATGACATCACCTCGCAGGCCTTGGACGCTCTTAATAAGAAGCTGCACAAAGACCAAAGGATTGATCTGAGCATGCTCACTGTGGGAGATGGGCTGACCATTGCCATTAAACGCTAA
- the LOC109981902 gene encoding neurofilament light polypeptide, giving the protein MDNRFSFPNRMHKDEYLQYASARPALDTSVTSTSMSLRFKEKDLMHGLNDRLAGFIEKVHQLEHQNHQLEREIEEIRGKIKPASCLEEEYGPEVRNLRQLVKDITHQKHQIEIEHQNLDEEVSMLKRQHEQEQRGRSEAERSIVLLKKDINDAYQAKLHLDKKAQALVDEIHFLKSNHETEVSAMNDQIQSAQVSVKAHGFGDPGVTAALRDIRAQLEGHSVSDLQQVGEAFRSQFAKLTEEAESKREALKVTQKEIQEYRKRLQAKHIELDCAKGTREALEKQLHDVEDRHKEEMIHYQNTIKELENELINCKFDMSGYLREYQELLNVKMALDVEILSYRKLLCGEEARLSSISDSHISLPYIYHQSPIYTLPCLSRPGGTYRRAEPHYKFVEEIITETTREIEMSEFEETGSEETEGGRDEQEHVKRDRGSSEEEEGGNKDGGEEDGEQVPDSEQAQEGDLVNGGDEEGPVEVDDSGKRKTKEEMEETVVTVTDNKVDCSIENISVGNDVSSERMDEEENEHQKVVEIPKEEKDAAVHKDLPSPPEDLKSEVVAGEKKSDDGKKVDAEREQVTKPVDENSAEVSPESDTTQELSNVAQVKGNGPTSASETAEKTTKSTVHEETQDTSKQSPASASTTNKIDEKKNSQTEFKESTQSKAAEVDDGVAKSIQGASDRSNKGQVKESDVNSLPDEEDKKPDSAVQSVLPKEKSNEDMKELDQGAAERSQNETSKQTEVSEKRDEPQGKPEKMESSKTVT; this is encoded by the exons ATGGATAACAGATTCAGCTTTCCCAACAGAATGCATAAAGATGAGTATTTGCAATACGCATCGGCACGCCCGGCATTAGATACCAGTGTCACCTCCACGAGCATGAGTCTGAGGTTTAAAGAGAAGGATTTGATGCATGGCTTGAACGATCGTCTCGCAGGATTCATTGAAAAGGTGCACCAGCTGGAGCACCAGAATCATCAGCTGGAGAGGGAGATCGAGGAGATCAGGGGGAAAATAAAACCTGCATCCTGTCTGGAGGAGGAGTACGGACCAGAGGTCAGGAACCTGAGACAGCTGGTTAAGGATATAACCCATCAGAAGCATCAAATTGAAATTGAGCATCAGAATTTAGACGAGGAAGTGTCTATGTTGAAAAGGCAACATGAACAGGAGCAGCGTGGCAGATCAGAGGCCGAGAGAAGTATTGTGCTCCTCAAAAAGGACATCAATGACGCGTATCAGGCGAAGCTGCACCTGGACAAGAAGGCGCAGGCTCTCGTGGACGAAATCCACTTCCTGAAGAGCAACCATGAGACCGAGGTGTCAGCGATGAATGATCAAATCCAGAGCGCGCAGGTGAGCGTCAAAGCGCATGGATTTGGCGACCCTGGCGTCACTGCAGCACTTAGGGACATCAGGGCACAGCTGGAAGGTCATTCCGTGTCCGACCTCCAGCAGGTAGGAGAAGCTTTCAGATCTCAGTTTGCTAAACTAACAGAGGAAGCCGAGAGCAAGAGGGAGGCGTTAAAGGTGACCCAGAAGGAGATCCAGGAGTATAGGAAGCGCCTGCAGGCCAAGCACATCGAGCTGGACTGCGCTAAAGGAACCAGGGAGGCGCTGGAGAAGCAGCTGCATGACGTGGAGGATCGCCACAAGGAAGAGATGATTCATTACCAG AACACAATCAAGGAACTTGAAAATGAGCTCATAAACTGCAAGTTTGACATGTCTGGTTATCTGCGGGAATACCAAGAGCTGTTAAATGTGAAGATGGCTTTGGATGTGGAGATTCTTTCGTACAG GAAACTACTCTGCGGCGAGGAGGCTCGCCTGTCCTCGATATCCGACTCCCACATCTCTCTGCCCTACATCTACCACCAGTCCCCCATTTACACCCTGCCCTGCCTCAGCAGACCGGGAGGAACGTACAGACGAGCTGAGCCCCATTACAAGTTTGTAGAGGAGATCATAACGGAGACCACCAGGGAAATAGAAATGTCTGAATTTGAGGAGACGGGgtcagaggagacagaggggggaAGGGATGAGCAGGAGCATGTCAAAAGGGATAGAGGGAGcagtgaggaggaagagggtgGTAATAAAGACGGTGGAGAGGAAGATGGTGAGCAGGTGCCTGATAGTGAGCAGGCTCAAGAAGGAGATTTAGTCAAtggaggtgatgaggagggTCCTGTGGAGGTGGACGATAGTGGGAAAAGGAAAACTAaagaagagatggaggagaCAGTAGTAACAGTAACAGATAATAAGGTGGACTGTAGCATAGAAAATATTTCAGTAGGCAATGATGTATCAAGTGAGAGGATggatgaggaagaaaatgagcATCAAAAAGTAGTTGAAATcccaaaagaggaaaaagacgCTGCAGTTCACAAAGATCTCCCTTCTCCACCGGAGGATTTAAAGTCGGAGGTCgtggcaggagagaaaaaatctgatgaCGGTAAAAAGGTTGACGCTGAGAGAGAGCAGGTGACGAAACCTGTGGATGAAAACTCGGCCGAAGTGTCTCCAGAATCAGACACAACTCAAGAGCTAAGCAACGTCGCTCAAGTGAAGGGCAATGGCCCCACTTCAGCTTCAGAAACAGCTGAGAAAACCACCAAGAGCACTGTGCATGAAGAAACCCAGGATACTTCAAAACAGTCTCCAGCATCTGCAAGTACTACCAACAAAattgatgaaaagaaaaacagtcaaacagAGTTTAAGGAAAGCACTCAATCCAAAGCTGCAGAAGTTGACGATGGCGTAGCAAAAAGCATTCAAGGTGCCAGCGATAGGAGCAATAAAGGTCAAGTCAAAGAATCAGATGTGAACAGTCTTCCTGACGAGGAGGATAAGAAACCAGACAGtgcagttcaaagtgttttacCAAAGGAGAAATCAAATGAAGATATGAAAGAGTTAGATCAGGGCGCAGCAGAACGCAGCCAGAATGAGACATCAAAGCAGACTGAAGTTTCAGAGAAAAGGGACGAGCCTCAAGGTAAACCTGAGAAGATGGAGAGTAGTAAAACAGTCACATAA
- the vdac2 gene encoding voltage-dependent anion-selective channel protein 2 codes for MAVPPCYADLGKSAKDIFNKGYGFGLVKLDVKTKSASGVEFKTAGSSNTDTSKVVGSLETKYKRSEYGLTFTEKWNTDNTLGTEITVEDQIAKGLKLTFDTTFSPNTGKKSGKVKTAYKREFVNLGCDVDFDFAGPTIHGAAVVGYEGWLAGYQMTFDTAKSKMSQNNFAIGYKTGDFQLHTNVNDGAEFGGSIYQKVSDKLETAVNLAWTAGSNSTRFGIAAKYQLDKDAAVSAKVNNNSLIGVGYTQTLRPGVKLTLSGLVDGKNINAGGHKLGLGLELEA; via the exons ATGGCTGTGCCTCCCTGCTATGCTGACCTGGGCAAATCTGCCAAGGACATCTTCAACAAAGGCTATG GATTTGGCTTGGTGAAGCTCGACGTCAAGACAAAGTCAGCCAGTGGAGTG GAGTTCAAGACTGCCGGTTCCTCCAACACCGACACCAGCAAAGTTGTGGGCAGCCTGGAAACTAAATACAAAAGGTCAGAATATGGCCTGACCTTCACTGAGAAGTGGAACACTGACAACACCTTGGGAACAGAAATCACCGTTGAGGATCAG ATTGCTAAGGGCCTGAAGTTGACATTTGACACAACCTTCTCACCAAACACTGG CAAGAAGAGCGGCAAAGTTAAGACCGCCTACAAGCGTGAGTTCGTCAACCTGGGCTGTGATGTCGACTTTGACTTCGCCGGCCCCACCATCCACGGCGCTGCTGTCGTCGGGTACGAGGGCTGGCTCGCCGGTTACCAGATGACCTTTGACACTGCCAAATCTAAGATGTCCCAGAACAACTTCGCCATTGGCTACAAGACAGGAGACTTCCAGCTGCACACCAATGT CAATGATGGAGCTGAGTTTGGAGGatccatctaccagaaggtgAGCGACAAGCTGGAGACAGCAGTCAACCTGGCCTGGACCGCTGGCAGCAACAGCACACGCTTCGGCATTGCAGCCAAATACCAGCTGGACAAGGACGCCGCCGTCAGT gcTAAAGTGAACAACAACAGCCTTATTGGTGTTGGGTACACCCAGACACTCAGACCAG GTGTGAAACTCACCCTGTCTGGCCTGGTCGATGGCAAGAACATCAACGCAGGAGGCCACAAGCTGGGTCTGGGCTTGGAACTGGAAGCTTAA